The nucleotide window ACTGACCCATTATGCCGCCGCTTAAAATTCCCTTGACATTCTCTCCTATGAATGATAAAATAGGATTATGAAAATTGGAATAGATGCACGGAGTCTCATTAGAAAAGAACGAGCAGGATTAGAACAGTATCTGGCTAATTTAATATCTCACCTGGAAAAAATAGATAATGAAAATCAATACTTTTTATTCTTCAATTTTATAAGACCGCAATATCAAAGATTTCTTCCTCAATTCACCTCCAATAATTTTCATAATGTTGTTTGCCCTATACCGTCAAAAATTATGACCAGGTTATTTAAAGCTTCTTTACCCATAGAATCTTGTCTGGGCAAGCTGGATGTATTTCATGCTCCCAGACATCTGCTTCTTCCCTCAATTTGGGCTAAAACGGTATTAACAATCCATGATTTGATGTTTATAGACCACCCTGAATTTCTAAAATTAGAGTGGGTAAAGTCACTGGAAAAAGAAGTTCATAAGGGAATCAAAAGGGCAAATTTGATTATTTCAGTCTCACTCTTTACAAAAAATCGGATATTGGAAAACTGGAAGAAGATGTCAGCAGAGAAAATCAAAGTTATATATTCTGGTGTGAATGAGTGCTTCTATCCTATCGAAGATAAGGTAATAATTGATAAGATTAAACATAAATATGGCATTAAAAACAGATATATTTTATTTGTGGGCAATGTTGAACCTAAAAAAAATCTTATCAGATTATTTGAGGCATTTTCTCAAGTGAAGAATTCCATAGACGGTTATAATTTGGTAATAGCAGGTGGAGGTTGGGCTTTTGACAAACTATTTCAAAAGGTGAAGGAATCGAATCTACAAAAAGATGTTATTTTTACAGGTTATATTTCGGATGAAGATTTACCAGCTTTGTACAGTGGTGCTGAAATCTTTGTTTTCCCTTCTTTATATGAAGGGTTTGGACTACCAGTAATTGAAGCAATGGCTTGTGGAACACCAGTTATTACCTCGAATAGTGCTTCTTTACCTGAATTAGCCAGGGATGCAGGAATTTTAATTGACCCTTTTAAGGTAGAGGATATAGCTGGGGCTATGTATCAACTATTAACTGATACTAATCTTAAGATGAAGCTAAAGGAAAAGGGGCTACAAAGGGCTAAATTATTTTCATGGGAAAAAACAGCCAGTGAAACACTGGCAGTGTATAAGGAGTTAGCCTGAAAATGCGAATAGGAATTGATGTTAGAAAAATTGTCTTTCAACAAATGATCGGTGGTTTAGCTATATATCCATATAACTTAATTAAACATTTATCTAAAATAGATAAAGAGAATGAATATATTTTATTTCATAGCTTTGTTAGACCGAAAAATTACAAGTTTATAAAGGACTTAGAGACTTCAAATTTTAAAAATAGGGTTTTTAGATGTCGCACTCAATTCTTAGAGGATTGGGTCTGGGACAGATTTCATCTGCCAATAGAATTACTCGTCGGGAAAGTAGATATTTTTCATCAAACTTTTTCCCCATCTCCCCCACAACTATTCGGTAAATCAATCGTTACCATTTACGATTCAGGAGTAGGCATGAGAGAATGTTTAAATTTTTTGGCTAAAAAATATGAACTGGAAAGGGCAATTACTTTAAAAAGAGCAGATTTCATTATTACTATCTCTCATCATATTAAAAATTATATTAGGGAGGTGTTAAAAATCCCTCAAGAAAAAATAGGAGTAACTTATCTTGGTGTTGGTGAAGAATATTATCCTATTAATGATAAGAATATCTTAAATAATATACGGAAAAAGTATAATCTAAATAGAAAATACTTACTTTATGTAGGGAATTTAAGTCCTCGAAAAAATGTAGGTAGATTGGTCGAGGCTTTTTATGAGTTAAAAAATAATGTATCTGAAGCATATAATTTAGTCATTGCAGGTTGCAAGTGGAGGTTAGAAACTGATGAAATATTAAAAAAAGTCCAGGAATTAAATCTAAAAGAAGATGTAATTTTTATTAACGAAATTCCTATGGAAGATATGCCCGGGCTATATTCCTCAGCAGAGGTATTTGTCTTTCCTACATTAGTAGAAGGATTTGGGTTACCTGTTGTAGAAGCAATGGCTTGCGGCACACCGATTATAGCTTCTGCTACAACAGCCACTGCTGAGGTAGTAGAAGATGCAGGGATTTTAGTTAATCCTTATAATGTAGCAGAAATAACTCAAGCAATGGGACAGGTTTTAACTAATACCACTCTTGCGAATGAATTAAGAGAAAAAGGCATTCAAAGAGCCAAATTTTTTTCATGGGAAAAGACAGCTAATGAAACTTTAAAGATTTATAAGATGGTCAGTTTAGCAAATTAGTAGAGCGAATAAAACTATGGCAACGATAAGTATTATTATTCCAACCTATAACGCAGAGAATTTTCTACCGCAAGCTATTAATAGCGTTGTAGAACAAACATATCAGGATATTGAAATAATTGTAGTAGATGATGGCTCAACAGATAATACCAAACGGATAATTGAGCCATTTATGGATAAAATTTACTATATTTATAAAGATAATGGCGGTCCTGCTTCGGCGAGGAATGTGGGAATAAAATCATCTAAAGGGGAATATATTGCCTTTTTGGATGCAGATGATATCTGGCTGCCACAAAAATTGGAATTACAAATAAACCTGTTTCAACAATGCCAGGAGATAGATTGGATTCATACTAATTTAGTGCTTATTGACGAATCAGGAAATGTAATAGGGATTCGGAAATTAACAGAGATTTTATCTGGAAGTATCTTTAAAATACTATTTATGGAGAATTGGGTACTAACTTCATCTGTTATGATGAAGAGAGAATGCCTTAAGATAATTGGAAATTTCGATGAAACACTATCAGTCAACCAGGATTATGACTTATGGCTTCGGTTATCACATTATTACAAATGTGGCTATCTTGAGCAACCATTAGTCAAATATCGAATTCATCACGCTCAAAATACAAAAAAAATTGAGCGGTTGTTTTTTTATGAAAAAGCAGTTATTGAGAAAACCATACAGAATTTTCCTGAGATTGCAGGTAAATCAAAATTAAGATATGGAAAACTTTATTTTAAATGGGGATGCAGGTATTTTGAAATAAGTGAGTTACAGGAGGCAAGAAAGAAATTTAAAACAGCATTATCTTATCAACACTTAAATCCTAAATATATCATCTATTATTTATCCTGCCTATTTAATTTACCACAGATTATCTGGGGTATCCGGTGGATAAAAAAGAGGATAGAGAATCTATTGAGTAACTATTCACCATTCACAATTCACAATTCACCATTCACAATTTTTCCCCTAAATTTCCTTAATAATGGT belongs to bacterium and includes:
- a CDS encoding glycosyltransferase family 1 protein, with the protein product MKIGIDARSLIRKERAGLEQYLANLISHLEKIDNENQYFLFFNFIRPQYQRFLPQFTSNNFHNVVCPIPSKIMTRLFKASLPIESCLGKLDVFHAPRHLLLPSIWAKTVLTIHDLMFIDHPEFLKLEWVKSLEKEVHKGIKRANLIISVSLFTKNRILENWKKMSAEKIKVIYSGVNECFYPIEDKVIIDKIKHKYGIKNRYILFVGNVEPKKNLIRLFEAFSQVKNSIDGYNLVIAGGGWAFDKLFQKVKESNLQKDVIFTGYISDEDLPALYSGAEIFVFPSLYEGFGLPVIEAMACGTPVITSNSASLPELARDAGILIDPFKVEDIAGAMYQLLTDTNLKMKLKEKGLQRAKLFSWEKTASETLAVYKELA
- a CDS encoding glycosyltransferase family 1 protein; amino-acid sequence: MRIGIDVRKIVFQQMIGGLAIYPYNLIKHLSKIDKENEYILFHSFVRPKNYKFIKDLETSNFKNRVFRCRTQFLEDWVWDRFHLPIELLVGKVDIFHQTFSPSPPQLFGKSIVTIYDSGVGMRECLNFLAKKYELERAITLKRADFIITISHHIKNYIREVLKIPQEKIGVTYLGVGEEYYPINDKNILNNIRKKYNLNRKYLLYVGNLSPRKNVGRLVEAFYELKNNVSEAYNLVIAGCKWRLETDEILKKVQELNLKEDVIFINEIPMEDMPGLYSSAEVFVFPTLVEGFGLPVVEAMACGTPIIASATTATAEVVEDAGILVNPYNVAEITQAMGQVLTNTTLANELREKGIQRAKFFSWEKTANETLKIYKMVSLAN
- a CDS encoding glycosyltransferase gives rise to the protein MATISIIIPTYNAENFLPQAINSVVEQTYQDIEIIVVDDGSTDNTKRIIEPFMDKIYYIYKDNGGPASARNVGIKSSKGEYIAFLDADDIWLPQKLELQINLFQQCQEIDWIHTNLVLIDESGNVIGIRKLTEILSGSIFKILFMENWVLTSSVMMKRECLKIIGNFDETLSVNQDYDLWLRLSHYYKCGYLEQPLVKYRIHHAQNTKKIERLFFYEKAVIEKTIQNFPEIAGKSKLRYGKLYFKWGCRYFEISELQEARKKFKTALSYQHLNPKYIIYYLSCLFNLPQIIWGIRWIKKRIENLLSNYSPFTIHNSPFTIFPLNFLNNGEW